One Chroicocephalus ridibundus chromosome 22, bChrRid1.1, whole genome shotgun sequence DNA window includes the following coding sequences:
- the LOC134526402 gene encoding la-related protein 6-like: MSSRSSGVARGLGSQPSCSTSLPVQRNSFPAPHLRLPRSSSLALLSQEDFFQSFNGRLCNTNDVLRADLLDRNYSIPDPQLVRRIVSQVEFYLSDENLAKDAFLLKHVQKNKMGFVSIKLLTSFKKVKYLTRDWRLTLYALKFSELLEVNEEGTKVRRRVPIPDSLLSIPPSKMLLAWELLPPGQDVLPPLQKNFLETITRMFSPFGAIASIRILRPGRKLPSDVRKYTSRFPELLSKCCALVEYESLESARRAFEGLGRQSRLGGESIRVVRLCGKGSKKKPGAEREAAEELVDQLGWKAQAAAVAFPYGIGDSVLCSSPESDGALALPSLFLNKDPLAPTWPSSDFKPGDFGNTFTTSLLTNKAFPPLGTGLSIGSCYGLPSSAESPRGSGWGSREGLWAPWPSNPPPDAKPPPGNPLAEKRVPEHLAMRDGVLRLPHGPDGTKGFPSSFGRGELVLRH; this comes from the exons ATGTCATCACGGAGCTCTGGGGTGGCTCGGGGGCTCggttcccagcccagctgcagcacctctctGCCGGTGCAAAGGAATTCCTTCCCAGCTCCACATCTCCGTCTGCCACGGAGCAGCTCGCTCGCCCTGCTCAGCCAGGAGGACTTCTTCCAGAGCTTCAATGG gagaCTCTGCAACACGAACGATGTTTTGAGGGCTGATCTGTTGGACCGCAACTACTCCATCCCCGACCCCCAGCTGGTCCGGAGGATTGTGTCCCAGGTGGAGTTCTACCTCTCTGACGAGAACCTGGCCAAGGAtgctttccttctgaaacacGTCCAGAAGAACAAGATGGGCTTTGTGAGCATCAAACTGCTGACGTCCTTCAAGAAG GTTAAATACCTGACGCGTGACTGGCGGCTCACGCTCTATGCCCTGAAGTTCTcggagctgctggaggtgaaCGAGGAAGGCACCAAAGTCAGGCGGCGGGTCCCCATCCCCGATTCCCTGCTAAGCATCCCCCCCAGCAAAATGCTGCtggcctgggagctgctgccgccgGGGCAGGATGTGCTGCCGCCGCTCCAGAAGAACTTCCTCGAGACCATCACCAGGATGTTCAGCCCCTTTGGCGCCATCGCCTCCATCCGCATCCTGCGGCCGGGCCGCAAGCTGCCCTCAGATGTGCGGAAATACACCTCGCGCTTCCCCGAGCTGCTGAGCAAGTGCTGCGCGCTGGTGGAGTACGAGAGCCTGGAGAGCGCCCGCAGGGCCTTCGAGGGCCTCGGCCGCCAGAGCCGCCTGGGCGGCGAGAGCATCAGGGTGGTCCGGCTCTGCGGGAAGGGCTCCAAGAAGAAACCCGGGGCTGAGAGGGAGGCGGCGGAGGAGCTGGTAGACCAGCTGGGTTGGAAGGCGCAGGCAGCAGCGGTGGCATTCCCCTACGGCATCGGGGACTCCGTGCTCTGCAGCTCCCCGGAGTCGGATGGTGCCCTGGCATTGCCATCCCTCTTCCTGAACAAGGATCCCTTGGCACCCACCTGGCCCAGCAGCGACTTCAAGCCCGGCGACTTCGGCAACACCTTCACCACATCGCTCCTCACCAACAAAGCCTTCCCTCCGCTCGGGACAGGCTTGAGCATCGGCAGCTGCTATGGCCTCCCCTCCAGCGCCGAGAGCCCCCGCGGCAGcggctggggcagcagggagggtcTTTGGGCACCCTGGCCCAGCAACCCCCCTCCTGATGCCAAACCTCCTCCTGGTAATCCTCTGGCAGAGAAGAGGGTGCCTGAGCACCTCGCCATGCGGGACGGGGTGCTTCGCCTGCCCCACGGCCCCGACGGCACCAAGGGCTTCCCCAGCAGCTTTGGGAGAGGAGAGCTTGTCCTGCGGCACTGA